In Vigna unguiculata cultivar IT97K-499-35 chromosome 3, ASM411807v1, whole genome shotgun sequence, a single genomic region encodes these proteins:
- the LOC114179405 gene encoding zinc-finger homeodomain protein 9-like produces the protein MTIVVIADANKGVGLYSLCTLRFVAAREKKKMEGGSGEKWKSVYRECLRNHAASLGSYATDGCGEFTVDGGGLQCAACGCHRNFHRKVKYPVGPESPGGMDYGGEGGSKKRFRSKFSTDQKEKMLAFAEKLGWKLQRKDLDDEIERFCRSIGVSRQVFKVWMHNHKNSSSSSSASASASTGNISSLTH, from the coding sequence ATGACTATAGTAGTCATTGCAGATGCGAACAAAGGTGTTGGGTTATATAGTTTATGCACTCTGCGCTTCGTAGCagcaagagagaaaaaaaaaatggaaggagGATCTGGCGAGAAGTGGAAGAGCGTCTACAGAGAGTGTTTGAGAAACCATGCAGCCAGCCTCGGAAGCTACGCCACCGACGGGTGCGGGGAGTTCACGGTGGATGGAGGGGGGTTGCAATGCGCGGCCTGCGGTTGCCACCGGAACTTCCACCGGAAAGTGAAGTACCCGGTGGGTCCGGAGAGTCCTGGAGGGATGGATTACGGTGGCGAGGGAGGGAGTAAGAAGCGGTTCAGGTCGAAATTCAGCACAGATCAGAAGGAGAAGATGCTGGCGTTTGCGGAGAAACTTGGTTGGAAGCTTCAGAGGAAGGATCTGGATGATGAGATCGAGAGGTTCTGCAGAAGCATTGGAGTTAGTAGACAAGTCTTCAAAGTTTGGATGCATAACCATAAGaactcttcttcctcttcttctgcATCTGCTTCTGCTTCCACAGGAAACATCTCCTCCCTCACCCATTAA